In Synechococcus sp. KORDI-100, a single window of DNA contains:
- the crtR gene encoding beta-carotene hydroxylase: MTQAPASAQQPRLAMESLRSVLSGFIDPPDAWNPTVGLFIGGYVLAGVTIWGWFVGGWPLPLLLVSGFLALHLEGTVIHDACHNAAHPNRWLNQAMGHGSALLLGFSFPVFTRVHLQHHANVNDPKNDPDHIVSTFGPLWLIAPRFFYHEWFFFQRRLWKRWELLQWGFERSVFVAIVLAAARFDFLPFIFNCWFAPALMVGVTLGLFFDYLPHRPFLSRSRWRNARVYPGRVMNWLIMGQNYHLVHHLWPSIPWFEYKPAYEATKPLLDSKGSPQRLGIFETRSDGFNFLYDILVGVRSHKARRSRMRRVAKVLPGARLRRGWIALLQRTAVSPARLRS, translated from the coding sequence ATGACCCAGGCACCTGCATCGGCTCAGCAGCCGCGTCTGGCGATGGAGTCGCTGCGTTCTGTGCTGAGCGGTTTCATTGACCCCCCGGATGCATGGAATCCAACGGTTGGATTGTTCATCGGGGGATATGTCCTGGCCGGGGTCACCATCTGGGGCTGGTTCGTTGGCGGTTGGCCCCTCCCCCTGCTTTTGGTCTCAGGCTTTTTGGCTCTGCATCTTGAGGGAACCGTCATCCACGACGCCTGCCACAACGCTGCCCATCCCAACCGTTGGCTGAATCAGGCGATGGGCCATGGCTCCGCATTGTTGCTGGGATTCAGTTTTCCTGTGTTCACACGGGTGCATCTCCAGCACCACGCCAATGTGAATGATCCGAAAAACGATCCTGATCACATCGTCAGCACCTTCGGTCCCCTCTGGCTGATTGCGCCTCGATTTTTCTACCACGAGTGGTTTTTCTTTCAGCGACGGCTCTGGAAGCGCTGGGAATTGCTGCAATGGGGTTTTGAGCGCAGCGTTTTTGTGGCGATTGTTCTCGCTGCTGCGCGCTTTGATTTTCTCCCGTTCATTTTCAATTGCTGGTTTGCACCTGCTCTGATGGTGGGCGTCACTCTTGGTTTGTTTTTCGACTACCTCCCCCATCGTCCATTTCTTTCAAGAAGCCGCTGGCGGAATGCTCGGGTTTATCCAGGCCGTGTGATGAATTGGTTGATCATGGGTCAGAATTATCACCTTGTGCATCACCTTTGGCCCTCGATTCCCTGGTTTGAGTACAAGCCAGCCTATGAAGCAACAAAGCCGTTGCTCGATTCCAAGGGATCGCCCCAACGTCTTGGAATTTTTGAAACGCGCTCCGACGGCTTTAATTTTCTGTATGACATTCTTGTCGGGGTTCGCAGCCATAAAGCCCGGAGAAGTCGCATGCGACGGGTTGCCAAAGTGTTGCCTGGAGCGCGGCTGCGACGTGGCTGGATTGCTCTTTTGCAGCGAACGGCGGTCAGTCCCGCAAGGCTTAGATCCTGA
- the gatC gene encoding Asp-tRNA(Asn)/Glu-tRNA(Gln) amidotransferase subunit GatC, giving the protein MSRITADDVRKVAKLARLDLPEEKITTFTGQLESILDYVSQLEAVDTTDVPATTRAVEVVNVTREDGVTPTQVREEILNQAPQREQDFYRVPKILADQ; this is encoded by the coding sequence ATGAGCCGCATCACTGCCGATGACGTCCGCAAGGTGGCGAAGCTGGCGCGCCTCGACCTGCCGGAGGAGAAGATCACCACCTTCACCGGGCAGCTGGAATCGATCCTGGATTACGTCAGCCAGCTCGAGGCCGTCGACACCACCGATGTGCCCGCCACCACCCGCGCTGTGGAAGTGGTGAATGTCACCCGGGAAGACGGCGTCACCCCGACTCAAGTGCGCGAAGAGATTCTCAATCAAGCCCCTCAACGGGAGCAGGATTTCTACCGCGTTCCCAAGATCCTTGCCGATCAATAA
- a CDS encoding Ycf66 family protein, whose product MLATLSGDVCLLFGLALLLLPLLAVELSRPRDGVWGAVVLLLGLVLVTSSDRLRGAPMLAVLCGSLLVSRLSAEVGQARWRALDDDERQRLGSPEYWLTGLKQLGAAVTSLTQGLSGAAKQLKPAAKTGVSGKKWVRPDTNTANELPSSDATETIATATDMADQNSEAANLPETMPVAEPETVAEPETVAEPETVAEPETVAEPETVAEPETVAEPETVAEPETVAEPETVAEQETAEEPKPAAESTAIADPESVADAKAVAGPED is encoded by the coding sequence ATGCTGGCCACGCTTAGCGGCGATGTCTGCCTGCTGTTCGGCCTGGCGCTGCTGTTGTTACCCCTGCTGGCGGTCGAGCTGAGTCGTCCTCGCGATGGGGTTTGGGGTGCCGTGGTGCTGCTGCTCGGCCTCGTGCTGGTGACAAGCAGTGACCGTTTGCGGGGCGCTCCGATGCTGGCTGTGCTCTGCGGAAGCCTGCTGGTCAGCCGCCTCAGCGCCGAAGTGGGCCAGGCCCGCTGGAGGGCTCTCGACGATGACGAGCGGCAGCGACTTGGATCTCCTGAGTACTGGCTGACAGGTCTCAAGCAGCTGGGCGCTGCAGTAACGAGCCTGACCCAGGGATTGAGCGGAGCCGCCAAACAACTCAAACCCGCTGCCAAGACAGGCGTGTCTGGGAAGAAATGGGTGCGTCCTGACACCAACACCGCCAACGAGCTGCCGTCGTCCGACGCAACAGAAACAATTGCCACGGCAACGGACATGGCTGATCAGAACAGCGAGGCGGCCAATCTCCCCGAGACAATGCCAGTGGCTGAGCCGGAAACCGTGGCTGAGCCGGAAACCGTGGCTGAGCCGGAAACCGTGGCTGAGCCGGAAACCGTGGCTGAGCCGGAAACCGTGGCTGAGCCGGAAACCGTGGCTGAGCCGGAAACCGTGGCTGAGCCGGAAACCGTGGCTGAGCCGGAAACCGTGGCTGAGCAAGAGACAGCGGAGGAGCCAAAACCTGCAGCTGAATCGACCGCAATCGCAGATCCAGAATCAGTGGCTGACGCAAAAGCAGTCGCTGGGCCTGAAGACTGA
- a CDS encoding aspartate carbamoyltransferase catalytic subunit yields the protein MSGWNHRHILDLAAFSWQDYAAVLELAQRFRSLPVTGVRRLPALQGRLVANLFFEPSTRTRSSFELAAKRLSADVQSFSPSSSSLSKGESVLDTARTYVAMGADVLVVRHRSTGVPQQLAAALEQSGDRTVILNGGDGLHSHPSQGLLDLYTLARQFDPAQPRPGVLEGKRIVIVGDILHSRVARSNLWALTACGADVVLCGPPSLLPQAFESFVDGPPPGQPSDPIEKRGRIVVKRRLDKALPGADAVMTLRLQKERMSQQRLTDLYRYHRDYGLSRDRLQLCGKSVPVLHPGPVNRGVEMASDVLDDPSICLVEEQVRNGVPIRMALLYLMAAAESAAEPSLVSSSS from the coding sequence ATGAGCGGCTGGAATCATCGCCATATCCTTGATCTGGCCGCCTTCTCGTGGCAGGACTACGCCGCTGTGTTGGAGCTGGCGCAGCGTTTCCGCTCTCTTCCCGTCACCGGCGTGCGTCGACTACCTGCCTTGCAGGGACGATTGGTGGCCAACCTGTTCTTTGAGCCGAGTACACGAACCCGCAGCAGCTTTGAGCTGGCGGCCAAACGTCTGTCCGCGGATGTGCAGAGTTTCTCTCCGTCGAGCAGTTCCCTGAGCAAAGGGGAGAGTGTGCTCGATACGGCACGCACCTATGTCGCCATGGGGGCCGATGTGCTGGTGGTTCGGCACCGTTCCACAGGGGTGCCGCAGCAACTGGCGGCAGCACTCGAGCAGTCCGGAGACCGCACAGTAATCCTCAATGGCGGTGACGGTTTGCACAGTCATCCCAGTCAGGGATTGCTCGATCTCTACACCCTGGCTCGCCAGTTCGACCCTGCCCAACCCCGACCTGGGGTCCTTGAGGGTAAAAGAATCGTGATTGTTGGAGACATCCTGCATTCGCGGGTGGCGCGTTCCAATCTCTGGGCCCTAACGGCCTGTGGTGCGGATGTTGTGCTTTGCGGCCCGCCGAGTTTGTTGCCGCAGGCTTTTGAGAGTTTCGTGGATGGGCCTCCACCGGGGCAGCCTTCCGATCCCATCGAGAAGCGTGGTCGGATCGTGGTGAAGAGACGGCTAGACAAGGCACTTCCCGGGGCGGACGCCGTGATGACCCTGCGCCTGCAGAAGGAACGCATGAGCCAGCAGCGGCTCACGGATCTCTATCGCTACCACCGCGACTACGGCCTGAGTCGGGACCGTCTGCAGCTCTGTGGCAAGAGCGTGCCGGTGTTGCACCCCGGCCCTGTGAACCGAGGTGTGGAAATGGCCAGTGATGTGCTCGATGATCCCTCGATCTGCCTTGTGGAAGAGCAGGTCCGCAACGGCGTCCCAATCAGGATGGCTCTTCTTTATTTGATGGCTGCTGCTGAATCAGCGGCTGAGCCATCGCTGGTGTCCAGTAGTTCCTGA
- a CDS encoding DUF2555 domain-containing protein: MQTSSHPSSGSSDPITPERLAAFDEDSMAELARRLDDDDYPTPFAGLSDWHLLRALAIHRPELTRPYLHLVDQEPFDED; the protein is encoded by the coding sequence ATGCAGACCAGCTCCCATCCATCGTCCGGTTCCAGCGATCCGATCACGCCCGAACGCCTGGCGGCTTTCGACGAAGACTCCATGGCTGAATTGGCCCGACGTCTTGATGACGACGACTACCCAACGCCGTTCGCCGGACTGTCTGACTGGCATCTGCTCAGAGCACTTGCCATTCATCGCCCCGAGCTGACCAGGCCCTACCTGCACCTTGTTGATCAGGAACCGTTTGATGAGGACTGA
- the ileS gene encoding isoleucine--tRNA ligase — translation MSKQTRDAAEQRPSYKDTLNLLQTGFGMRANAIKREPELQSFWKDNGLDFRLGLNNSGEVFTLHDGPPYANGALHMGHALNKVLKDVINKFQVLRGRRVRYVPGWDCHGLPIELKVLQSMDQEQRKALTPIKLRKKAAAYARKQVDGQMKGFQRWGIWADWEQPYLTLQKEYESAQIRVFGDMVLKGHIYRGLKPVHWSPSSRTALAEAELEYPDGHTSPSVYAAFPAVELPALLRDALESDGLELPTEADALGEALQVAIWTTTPWTLPANLAVSVNDRLEYAFADDGSGRLLLVAAELVEALTTTLNLPLTVRTTVKGALLAGLIYRHPLLDRTSPVVIGGDYITTESGTGLVHTAPGHGVDDFHTGQKNDLPVLCPVDEAGTLTDEAGPFAGLNVLKDANPAIIEALVAAGALLKQEAYGHRYPYDWRTKKPTIFRATEQWFASVEGFRQQALDAISQVEWTPASGRNRIESMVKERGDWCISRQRTWGVPIPVFYHRSNSEVLLNADTLDHIQGLIAEHGADIWWEKDETDLLPPAYADQADQWRKGTDTMDVWFDSGSSWAAVASQRDNLSYPADLYLEGSDQHRGWFQSSLLTSVAVNGHAPYKRVLTHGFALDEKGRKMSKSLGNVVDPMVIIEGGKNQKQEPPYGADVLRLWVSSVDYSADVPIGAGILRQLADVYRKVRNTSRYLLGNLHDFNPATDAIQVAELPLLDRWMLQRTAEVMDDITEAFESFEFFRFFQLLQNFCVTDLSNFYLDIAKDRLYVSAPADPRRRSCQTVMALIIERLAGLIAPVLCHMAEDIWQNLPYPVEETSVFRRGWPSVPENWRDPSLIEPMQQLRLLRTSVNRVMEGCRSRQELGASLEAAVRIEARDPGLQSALAWLSDHGHSDVDGLRDWLLVSQLQLGGEPWAEVLASDQEDSALIEVARARGSKCERCWHYENDLGQHPEHPHLCGRCVAVLERRVHQMA, via the coding sequence GTGAGCAAGCAGACGCGAGACGCCGCGGAGCAACGTCCCTCCTACAAGGACACGCTCAACCTGCTGCAGACAGGCTTCGGCATGCGTGCCAACGCAATCAAACGAGAACCTGAACTTCAGTCCTTCTGGAAGGACAACGGACTTGATTTCAGGCTGGGCCTGAACAACAGCGGTGAGGTGTTTACGCTGCACGACGGCCCGCCCTACGCCAATGGGGCACTGCACATGGGCCATGCACTCAACAAAGTGCTGAAGGATGTGATCAACAAGTTCCAGGTGCTGCGTGGACGCCGTGTGCGCTATGTGCCGGGCTGGGACTGCCACGGCCTGCCGATCGAACTGAAGGTGCTGCAGTCGATGGATCAGGAGCAGCGCAAGGCCCTGACCCCGATCAAGCTGCGCAAAAAGGCTGCCGCCTACGCGCGCAAGCAGGTGGATGGCCAGATGAAAGGCTTTCAGCGCTGGGGCATCTGGGCCGACTGGGAGCAGCCCTATCTCACCCTGCAGAAGGAGTACGAATCCGCCCAGATCCGGGTATTCGGGGACATGGTGCTCAAGGGGCACATCTACCGGGGCCTGAAGCCGGTGCACTGGAGCCCCAGCTCACGCACAGCACTGGCCGAGGCCGAACTGGAGTACCCGGACGGCCACACCAGTCCAAGCGTCTACGCCGCCTTTCCGGCGGTGGAGCTGCCGGCACTCCTAAGGGATGCGCTCGAGAGTGATGGCCTTGAGCTACCCACCGAGGCGGACGCCCTCGGCGAAGCGCTGCAGGTGGCGATCTGGACGACAACACCCTGGACCCTGCCCGCCAACCTGGCCGTGTCCGTGAACGACCGCCTGGAGTACGCCTTTGCTGATGACGGCAGCGGTCGGCTCCTGCTGGTTGCTGCTGAGCTGGTCGAGGCACTCACCACAACGCTGAACCTTCCACTCACCGTTCGAACAACAGTGAAAGGAGCCCTGCTGGCTGGTCTGATCTACCGCCACCCGCTGCTGGATCGCACCAGTCCAGTGGTGATCGGCGGTGACTACATCACCACCGAATCCGGCACGGGCCTTGTGCACACCGCGCCTGGCCACGGCGTCGACGATTTCCATACGGGCCAGAAGAACGACCTGCCGGTGCTCTGCCCAGTGGACGAAGCCGGCACCCTCACCGACGAAGCCGGGCCGTTTGCCGGCCTGAACGTGCTCAAGGATGCCAACCCCGCCATCATCGAGGCGCTCGTTGCCGCCGGTGCCTTGCTCAAGCAGGAGGCCTATGGCCACCGCTACCCCTACGACTGGCGCACCAAGAAACCCACGATCTTCCGAGCCACAGAGCAGTGGTTCGCCTCCGTGGAAGGGTTCCGCCAACAGGCACTTGATGCAATCAGCCAGGTGGAGTGGACCCCCGCCTCCGGTCGCAACCGGATCGAATCAATGGTGAAGGAGCGCGGCGACTGGTGCATCTCCCGTCAGCGCACCTGGGGCGTGCCGATCCCAGTCTTCTATCACCGCAGCAACAGCGAGGTGCTGCTGAACGCCGACACCCTGGATCACATCCAGGGACTGATTGCCGAACACGGTGCCGACATCTGGTGGGAAAAGGACGAAACGGATCTGCTGCCGCCCGCCTATGCCGACCAGGCCGACCAGTGGCGCAAGGGCACCGACACCATGGATGTGTGGTTCGACTCCGGCTCGAGCTGGGCCGCTGTCGCCAGTCAGCGTGACAACCTCAGCTATCCCGCCGACCTCTACCTGGAGGGATCCGACCAGCACCGCGGCTGGTTCCAGAGCTCCCTGCTCACCTCGGTCGCCGTCAATGGCCACGCCCCTTACAAACGGGTGCTCACCCATGGCTTCGCCCTGGATGAAAAAGGCCGAAAGATGAGTAAATCCCTCGGCAACGTGGTCGACCCGATGGTGATCATCGAGGGGGGCAAGAACCAGAAGCAGGAACCGCCCTACGGCGCCGATGTGCTGCGGCTCTGGGTGAGCTCGGTGGACTACTCCGCCGACGTGCCGATCGGAGCAGGGATCCTGCGCCAGCTTGCGGATGTCTACCGCAAGGTGCGCAACACCAGCCGCTACCTGCTGGGCAACCTGCACGACTTCAATCCTGCAACCGACGCCATCCAGGTCGCGGAACTGCCGTTGCTCGACCGCTGGATGCTGCAGCGAACAGCCGAGGTGATGGACGACATCACAGAGGCCTTTGAAAGCTTCGAGTTCTTCCGCTTCTTCCAGCTGCTGCAGAACTTCTGCGTCACCGATCTGTCGAACTTTTATCTCGACATTGCCAAGGATCGTCTCTACGTCAGCGCACCAGCAGATCCGCGGCGGCGCAGCTGTCAGACCGTCATGGCCCTGATCATTGAGCGCCTCGCTGGTCTGATCGCTCCGGTGCTTTGCCACATGGCAGAAGACATCTGGCAGAACCTTCCCTACCCCGTGGAGGAGACGTCCGTGTTCAGACGCGGCTGGCCATCGGTCCCGGAGAACTGGCGCGACCCCAGCCTGATCGAACCGATGCAGCAACTTCGACTGCTTCGGACCTCGGTCAACCGGGTGATGGAAGGCTGCCGTAGCCGACAGGAACTCGGAGCCTCCCTGGAGGCCGCGGTGCGAATCGAAGCCCGTGATCCAGGGCTTCAGTCAGCCT
- a CDS encoding NAD(P)/FAD-dependent oxidoreductase: MAGDHFFLELEPPEEHLRRAPHVVIVGGGFAGVHACKALKKANVRISLIDKRNFNLFQPLLYQVSTGLVSRGDVATPLRELVGVQRNVQVLLGEVTQVNPEGKQIVFNGKALSYDYLVLATGSGSTFFGHEDWRTFAPPMKILEHAEEIRRRLLMAMEQAEQTPDPEAREFLQTVVIVGAGPSGCEMAGAVSELMRWAMENAFKQLDPNKTRIVMVDPGDRVLRAMPEMLSKAALKSLQSDGVEFLPKGRVQTMRPGEVIVGTPDGDVRIQAATVIWTAGVRASHLGTKLSETTGCEVDRGGRVVVEPDFSIPNHPEIRVAGDLSSYSHTSNGKPLPGMAAPAKQAGTFIGKDIAAIVAERSRPTFDYFDFGSMAVLDRATAIADLRGLKFAGGIGWLLWAFVHLVLIPGWENRISLSIKWIFALFTQQRASMLLTGMPSQHLALDAADAHFPMQAGEGPSIASPDAALSAAMDYYSHQLTGHPQPQELLDTSDGSAADSAAAIK; encoded by the coding sequence ATGGCCGGCGACCATTTCTTTCTCGAGCTCGAACCCCCTGAAGAGCATCTGCGTCGTGCCCCCCACGTGGTGATCGTCGGCGGCGGTTTCGCCGGCGTTCATGCCTGCAAGGCTCTCAAGAAAGCGAATGTCCGCATCAGCCTGATCGACAAACGCAACTTCAATCTCTTCCAACCGCTGCTTTATCAGGTTTCAACAGGCTTGGTCTCGCGCGGGGATGTTGCCACCCCTCTGCGGGAACTGGTTGGTGTTCAACGCAACGTGCAGGTGCTGCTGGGGGAAGTGACCCAGGTGAATCCGGAAGGCAAACAGATCGTCTTTAACGGCAAGGCGCTCAGCTACGACTACCTCGTGCTGGCCACAGGATCAGGCAGCACCTTCTTCGGCCATGAGGACTGGCGGACCTTCGCTCCGCCGATGAAGATTCTCGAACACGCCGAGGAGATCCGGCGCCGGCTGCTGATGGCGATGGAGCAAGCCGAACAGACTCCGGATCCAGAGGCGCGGGAATTTCTTCAGACGGTGGTGATCGTTGGTGCTGGACCGAGCGGCTGCGAAATGGCAGGAGCCGTCTCGGAGCTCATGCGCTGGGCGATGGAGAACGCCTTCAAGCAGCTCGATCCGAACAAGACTCGAATCGTGATGGTGGACCCTGGCGACCGCGTGCTGCGGGCCATGCCGGAGATGCTCTCCAAGGCAGCTCTGAAATCCCTGCAGAGCGACGGCGTCGAATTCCTGCCGAAGGGTCGCGTGCAGACCATGCGTCCCGGCGAGGTGATCGTTGGCACCCCGGATGGAGACGTTCGAATCCAGGCAGCCACGGTGATCTGGACAGCTGGTGTGCGCGCTTCCCATCTGGGCACAAAACTCAGCGAAACCACCGGATGCGAGGTGGACCGGGGAGGTCGTGTTGTGGTGGAACCGGATTTCTCGATTCCAAACCATCCTGAGATTCGCGTCGCCGGGGACCTGAGCAGCTACAGCCACACCAGCAACGGCAAACCTCTGCCTGGCATGGCTGCACCCGCCAAGCAAGCGGGGACCTTCATCGGCAAGGACATCGCCGCCATCGTCGCTGAACGTTCACGCCCAACCTTCGATTACTTCGATTTCGGCAGCATGGCGGTTCTGGATCGAGCAACGGCCATTGCCGATCTGCGGGGCTTGAAGTTTGCCGGAGGTATCGGCTGGCTGCTCTGGGCGTTCGTTCACCTGGTGCTGATTCCTGGATGGGAAAACAGGATTTCCCTGTCGATCAAATGGATCTTTGCGCTGTTCACCCAACAACGCGCCTCGATGTTGCTGACCGGCATGCCCAGTCAGCATCTCGCCCTTGACGCCGCCGACGCCCACTTCCCGATGCAGGCCGGAGAAGGACCATCCATCGCTTCACCCGATGCCGCTCTGAGTGCAGCCATGGACTACTACTCCCATCAACTCACGGGGCATCCGCAACCTCAGGAACTACTGGACACCAGCGATGGCTCAGCCGCTGATTCAGCAGCAGCCATCAAATAA
- a CDS encoding DUF565 domain-containing protein produces MVIRLQSTRLQTNVGEANSRLERWITNPWRKLSLQLIALLIGFLIGSVITSVAGVLGQMDPVVALIVVMGCELTVRVRRSWTKRGPVPVVLHLLDLSRIGFLYGLFLEAFKLI; encoded by the coding sequence ATGGTGATCCGACTTCAATCCACGCGTCTTCAAACCAACGTCGGAGAAGCGAATTCCAGGCTTGAGCGCTGGATCACCAATCCCTGGCGAAAACTTTCCTTGCAACTGATCGCCCTGCTGATCGGCTTTCTGATTGGAAGCGTGATCACATCCGTTGCCGGCGTTCTCGGGCAGATGGATCCGGTTGTAGCGCTGATTGTGGTGATGGGCTGCGAGCTCACTGTGCGCGTGCGACGAAGCTGGACCAAACGGGGGCCTGTTCCTGTCGTTCTTCATCTGCTGGACCTGAGCAGAATCGGCTTTCTTTACGGGCTCTTCCTTGAGGCCTTCAAGCTGATTTGA
- a CDS encoding queuosine precursor transporter: MSSSLQARRDGVFLVLAGLFLGTLGMLNILGLTRFLQLGTIGSWPIVVAVGALPYPITFLCTDLISELWGEQKANQLVWVGLLLNGWVFLILWLGGLLPAMPGSSETTFRTIQALSFGSIGASMVAYLTAQFVDVRLFHFWKALTNGEALWLRNNGSTLVSQLVDTSAVVLISHYGAHVLPVRVDDPVLPQLASFIASGYLFKVLAALADTLPFIWLTGWLRRWLNVPGDGAELSAEST; this comes from the coding sequence ATGAGCAGCAGCCTCCAGGCCCGGCGCGATGGAGTGTTCCTGGTGCTTGCCGGCCTGTTTCTCGGCACCCTGGGGATGCTCAACATCCTTGGCCTGACACGCTTTCTGCAATTGGGGACGATCGGAAGTTGGCCGATCGTTGTCGCTGTTGGAGCTCTCCCGTATCCGATCACCTTCTTGTGCACCGATCTGATCAGTGAGCTCTGGGGTGAACAGAAAGCCAATCAACTGGTGTGGGTGGGTCTTCTTCTCAATGGTTGGGTGTTTCTGATCCTGTGGTTAGGGGGACTGCTGCCGGCCATGCCGGGGAGCTCAGAGACCACCTTCCGCACGATTCAAGCTCTGAGCTTCGGATCGATTGGAGCCTCAATGGTGGCGTATCTCACCGCCCAGTTCGTCGATGTGCGGCTGTTCCACTTCTGGAAAGCACTCACAAACGGCGAGGCTCTCTGGCTGCGCAACAACGGCTCCACGCTGGTGAGTCAGCTCGTGGACACCAGCGCCGTCGTGCTGATCAGCCATTACGGGGCCCACGTGCTGCCGGTGCGAGTCGACGATCCTGTGCTTCCGCAGCTGGCCAGCTTCATCGCCAGCGGCTATCTGTTCAAAGTGCTGGCCGCCTTGGCTGACACCCTGCCCTTCATCTGGCTCACAGGTTGGTTGCGTCGATGGCTGAATGTCCCGGGAGATGGCGCGGAACTGTCAGCGGAATCCACCTGA
- a CDS encoding creatininase family protein, whose protein sequence is MTASYPGPANTPEDIRLALRSWPEVEAYLETCKGVIIPLGSTEQHGPTGAIGTDALTAEAIALEVGRRTGVLVTPAQAFGMAEHHLGFAGTMSLQPATLLAVLHDLVLSLARHGFERVFVINGHGGNIATTRAAFAQAHGTAASRDLPVASKLRCRLSNWFMAGPVMREARDLYGDKEGHHATPSEIAVTLQLEPTLISKQRPLPDPAPAGPIHGPDDFRRRHPDGRMGSHPSLATAEQGASLIETAASALSEDLCSFLSEA, encoded by the coding sequence ATGACCGCCAGCTACCCAGGCCCCGCCAATACACCTGAAGACATCCGGCTTGCCCTGCGCAGCTGGCCCGAGGTGGAGGCCTACCTCGAGACCTGCAAAGGCGTGATCATCCCGCTTGGATCCACCGAACAACACGGACCAACGGGGGCGATTGGCACCGACGCCCTCACCGCCGAGGCCATCGCCCTTGAGGTCGGTCGTCGGACCGGTGTTCTTGTGACACCAGCTCAAGCCTTCGGCATGGCTGAGCATCACCTTGGCTTCGCGGGAACCATGAGCCTTCAACCCGCCACCTTGCTGGCTGTGCTGCACGATCTTGTTCTCTCCCTGGCCCGCCATGGCTTTGAGCGGGTGTTTGTGATCAACGGTCACGGCGGCAACATCGCCACCACCCGAGCAGCGTTCGCCCAGGCCCATGGCACGGCCGCCAGCCGCGACCTGCCCGTGGCTTCAAAGCTGCGCTGCCGTCTGTCCAACTGGTTCATGGCCGGACCGGTGATGCGTGAAGCCCGCGATCTCTATGGCGACAAGGAAGGCCATCACGCCACCCCCAGCGAGATCGCCGTGACTCTTCAGCTGGAGCCCACTCTGATCAGCAAGCAGCGTCCCTTACCGGATCCAGCTCCCGCGGGACCGATTCATGGCCCGGACGATTTCCGCCGGCGACATCCGGATGGACGCATGGGATCACACCCCTCGTTAGCGACAGCGGAACAGGGAGCCTCATTGATCGAGACCGCCGCCTCGGCTTTGAGCGAGGATCTCTGCAGTTTTCTCAGCGAGGCATGA
- a CDS encoding DNA-3-methyladenine glycosylase has product MLRSPRQLPQGSSFHITLRCNSRQSLIAKGLSRNVLLVVLAKDFSALPKSFFCRPAEVVGPDLVGCRLVKRQGDGRLLWGVIVETEAYSQDEPACHGYRRRSPQNETLFGEPGRFYVYVSYGIHHCVNVVTDRENWANGVLLRAVALPEEPERIAAGPGLLARRFGLDRQHDTLAVTGENDVWLAPRPASLACPTLVTTTRIGISQGEELPLRWYLKSSRSVSRRAKGDRKPTPADALCPADLEVK; this is encoded by the coding sequence ATGCTCCGCTCACCACGCCAGCTTCCGCAGGGCTCTTCGTTTCACATCACGCTGAGGTGCAACAGCCGTCAGTCTTTGATTGCGAAAGGATTGAGCCGAAATGTGCTGTTGGTAGTGCTCGCCAAGGATTTCTCCGCTTTACCCAAATCCTTCTTCTGCCGTCCTGCAGAGGTGGTGGGACCAGACTTGGTGGGCTGCAGGTTGGTGAAACGTCAGGGCGATGGACGCCTGCTCTGGGGCGTGATTGTGGAAACGGAGGCGTATTCCCAGGACGAACCCGCCTGCCACGGTTACCGGCGCCGCTCACCGCAGAACGAAACCCTGTTCGGTGAACCAGGGCGCTTTTATGTGTATGTGAGCTATGGCATCCACCACTGCGTGAATGTGGTGACCGATCGAGAAAACTGGGCCAATGGTGTGTTGCTCAGAGCAGTCGCCCTGCCTGAGGAACCGGAAAGGATCGCAGCAGGGCCTGGTTTGCTGGCGCGTCGTTTTGGTTTGGACCGACAACATGACACTCTCGCCGTTACTGGTGAGAATGATGTGTGGCTGGCTCCTAGGCCGGCGTCCCTCGCCTGCCCCACACTTGTGACCACGACGCGGATCGGAATCTCCCAGGGAGAAGAGTTGCCTCTGCGTTGGTATCTCAAGAGCAGCCGCAGTGTCAGCCGGCGCGCCAAAGGTGATCGCAAGCCAACCCCTGCAGATGCCTTGTGTCCAGCAGATCTTGAAGTGAAATGA